In Labrus mixtus chromosome 9, fLabMix1.1, whole genome shotgun sequence, the DNA window AGTGGTGAGTAAGGGCTTTTAGATTGGTGATAAACCTCAGTGCCCCATGGAAGACAGTATCCAGCGCATGTAGGCTTTGTGAGAATGCGTGCATGTAAGGGTGCAAAAGTTAGGCTACTCCCGCTGAAACGTCATCAGTCAGCTGATCTGTTTCATCACCCATCATCGCCATAGTCTAGCACTGACATAAAAGTGGCagcaacaagtgtttttttggccttaaatgaaaagcaagacttatttctaaaataaaatcctaattttaacttgagttttttttttaccaattgtTGAATGTGAGgcttaaaagagagagaatcatcAATCACAAATCCCAGATATCTGTATTGAGATACAGACTCAATTTCAAAGCCCTGAAAGGTGGTGATAGCAGGAAGGTTCAGTGGCTTTGATTTGGAGTTCATCATGGAACATGATGAGTTTCGTTTTATCAGCATTCAGCACAAGTTTTTAGTCACACAAGGTACGTATTAAAAGCAAGTTGTAGCTGACAAAGGGCCTGATTTGGTGTAGGTGCAGAGCAGTATAtcacagtgtcatcagcataaaagtGGAAATTTGCATTAATAACATTTTGATCAAGACTATTGATATATAAAATGAAGAGTAGTGGTCCCAGGAGTGATCCCTGGGGCACGCCTTTGGATACTACAAGGGAGCTAGAAGTGATGCCTTCTGCCTGCCCGCACTGAGATCTTCCAGAAAGGTAGCTTTTAAACCAGCAGAGCGCTTTGTAATAGTCCTATGCTACTAAGTCTTTGCTTTAGTAATGCATGAGCCACAGTATCAAAAGCCtttgataaatcaataaaaagcgctgcacagtggtgtttgttgtctaaaaatccaataaaatcaatcaataactTAACAGTGGAATTAGTGATGGCTATGAATCAAAGTTTCCTCTAAATGGAAGCCTGATTTGGTAAAAGTTGTTGAAGAAGTTTCGCCTTTCCTCTAAAAGGATTCTTCAGTTCATTATAAACGGAGCTGGATTGAACCGTCACTTATTGTGACCTGGATGAGTGAGAACTTTCACAGACAATGGCTGTAAAGAGAAACATGTCGTCTTTACCCACTACAGGTCAGGGTGGTCTACATGTATCTGAAATATGCAGGTACATTTTTTACTAGAACGTATCCTAACCCCTGTGTCTGACTGTAAAGCTGCCAGAGGATGGCGTAATTGTCAATCATCACATTCATTGTCTCATGCCTCTTTAAACTTTTTCCATTTTATCACACATCTGTCCAAGGCAGACCAAATAGGCAGTCACAAAACGACTGTAGAAATGAGTAACCGATATATGTGTCATTTGTCTTGGtcgtggtttaaaaaaaggagaatttagcaaaatgaaagagaggaagaaattcTGCAACAAGGTCCACTTTTGGCTGATGATGTGGCTTCTGTTcagaagaacatgtgcagaTGAGGCTACAGCTGACTCAGCCTTTTCCATTTCAATGAAATAATGGGAAAAGATGTAACCCTGACCTTCCTGTTTTTCACAAGATCTGCACTCATTTCATTAATGCTTTACAGATTGCCATGTGTTCCTTTAGTTATTTTCACCATCTTCTATTGTGTGATAGTCTTCAGACCCTTTTGAGTGTCTGTCTACTTGGGTCTGAATGTGCATGACACAACTTAAAGGTGTTAGcttctcccctctccctcttctttgtGTCTATGGGGGTCTCTTTCTATGAGAAGGTACTGTCTTCTCCCCTTTATGgtaaaacatggctgctgtATTTTGTTAATTTTCAACATTTCTAAATGTTATTGTGGCAATGGAGACAATTTGTAACATTACTTTTTATTACAAAttcctcttttctcccttttatttattttgtttgtaaagtagATCCTATGATAAGTCACAACATGGtgcttttaatatttattaattttacaGTTCACCAACCTAGTGGTCCAGTCATTTTAAACCCACCTGGTTTACATTCCAACATCTTCTTGAGTGCCTCTACTTTCTTCTAGTGTGCATTTCAGATACACTTTAAGCCCCTTATCCTATGTCATAagggtgtgttgttgttgttcagaaGAACCTTCAGGTTGCTGGTAATCCAGGAAGTCTCTGTTAAGGAAACAGCTTATCTCTGTTGATACATGGAGCGTCAGAGTAACTGGCCACCAGGTCCCCTTTGTCAGACTGTCACCCATTTTTATTATCTATGTAAACACTCATCCCTACACTCCTGTGACTGTTTCTATTGTCTGTTTCTGTCATCTGCTAATACAGAGACCATTTCCTGTTTCAGTGTGCACTGCAGTAACACCTATGATGTTCATGTTAACAGTGCAACCACTCCCAACACTACTGACATGATGTCAGCCAAAACCAGGCAACTCCATGTGTTATATTTGAAGGAGAAACCACATGTCCCACCAGCAGAGTTAAACTGTGACTTTACCTCAAGCCTGAAACATTAATACATCGCCCCTTAGAGAGGATGAGATCATCATGCTCATGGGAAAGGGGATTCACACACCAGTATGATCTTATGATTCATCTGGATGTGTAGGAGGTCATAGTGGAGCATTAAAGTACTGGCTTCTAGACATacaaatgtcaaagaaaagtcATGCACTTTGATTCTTTGCTTTTACCTCTAGATTTGTTGATTTTAAGCTTTTAATACTTGTAAATATGTGCAGTTTTCCCCTCTAGTGATGGAAGTTATAGTTGGAACATCCTCCACTCACTCAATCCTCCAACCTTCTCTTCGGATACGATTACAAAATCTGGGAGAACACTGACCCCTTTGTCTTGAATTTTGTATTATGCCCAAACAACGATTCTACATTTTCGTagttcaaatcaaatgtttgattaaaatgtaaattcctAAGATAAGATCCTTGGAAATAATTGTGGGGCACcggtggtgtagtggttagtgtgcgtgcccgACAATATGTACTGTAATCCTCCAAGCGCTCCTTTCCTGTGTGtcatttccccctctctcctaaaatttctgactctgtccattgtcctatctctctaataaaggcataaaaaaataaaaaataacgaaaaagtaataataatagttgtGGTGTTGCTGGTGATGCATATGGTGAAACAACACCCAAAAACATCCATCTTGCTCCATCAATGGGTCAAAATGTGCTGATCTTACTCATGATGCTCAAAGAATGAACCTATGTAGCTTCACCTTATCAGTAAccttgaatataaaataaatagagTAACTACTGCTGGTGATGCTctagaaacaaaagaaagtcaGCAGTTTGTTCTTTGtgcttttaaacacttttgTATTAAAGGTAAGAATGAACTTTGTAGATTTtagggctgtgctcaaaaaaTCAATATGTCAATATATCATGTGCTCCTTGTAAATACATATATGGATGCAGATGTTACCAAATCGAtatggctgcaaagctgtgacagttttgaaagacaattgACCAATGGTGCAGTTCATAATAACACCATAGCTCTGGGATtcaaatattatatttttatttctaggATCTCTTGAGGACCTGAATTAAAGTATTTTAAGTTGTAGAATCCGGAAtatgcctctgctgttattctcaacaataaagaacagctgttgtagtgaattatgtgtaggacatggtcattatccaaaatcaatgtatatCACGATATGTATCGTATTGTGCTCTCTGTATCATATCGTGGGAGATACCCTAGTAGCTTTAGAGGTCCGTTAGAACACTTGTTTCCTACATCAGgatgagttttttattttttcatttaggTTCCTTCTTATTGGTCACTGATTGAAGAAGTGCTTCTTGTCCGTAATGAACCGAGTTAGGTCATGTTTATAAGAACGAGGAAGTTCATTGCAGCACCATCTTAACGCCAGTCTCAATTAGTCTATCAGAATTTGGTTTGAATGCCCAGTTTCTTTTTGTTAACACTGACTTGTTGTGTCATGTTGACGTGCTATTAGACAAAGTTCTGTCTGGTTTGAGACAGACTTTGTTGTGTAAACAAAGCGGCCTGTGTCTTCTTACTCAGAGTGAGCTTGAGAGATATTATATGGGTGGAGCGGTTGCAGTCAACACTGACTAATACTGTGCTGTCAATCGACTGTCAGTGTGTCCTAGATCACTTTAAGGAGGCATAATAGAGTAGCTGTTGTAGTCACAGGTGGGCCAGCTGTTATGTGGCCAGGTGGCTCAGCCTAACCAGACATCTTCTCATAACAGTAAAAGATACTGGGTGACTCAGCTACTgatagtgtgtgtctgtgggcaCATAGACTGTTTCTTAAGGATGTAGTTGCAAGAGATACTGTATAGGTTTAAGCTTGGTGGACAAAATAAGCTTGAAAATAAGTAAATGATGACAAATAATTCTGGTTATCTTTAAACACATACGAATATTACATGGTATGTTCTAGTTTGCCTCCCAGTTGGCTCTTAGTCAATTAAAGCAGCTCATCATTTCCATCCGTCCCATCTCTGCCTTAGGGTCCTCACATAGCATCAGTTACCCTGGCAGCATACGAATGCGGCTCCACAGACTTTCCAGAGCCTCCATACCCAGACCAGATTGTTTGTCCCCATGGTGGAGGGCTGGAAGGAAACATCTCCCTCTTCTCAATCATGTCAAAGGTCCGCCTGGAGGCCTGCATGTGGGTGAGTACAAGTCgttcaaataaacaaagtgaTCCTCACAGAAAAATGGCAAGAATGTTTGTCAGTGCCAGCAGATGATGCAATTGTGACAGGGGAAcaataatgaaatgaaataattgtCTCATTATAAGgacttctttattttaacagtGCTTTTGTCAGGGTTATGCCTATGTGTcagtgataaataaaataagatgctGACACATTTCTTGGTTTAGGGGGCAGGCACTGCTATTGGAGAGCTGCCTCCATATTTCATGGCCAGAGCGGCTCGTCAGTCAGGAGCCGATCCAGATGATGAAGACTATGAGGAGTTTGAGGAGATGCTGGAGCAGGCTGAAGGCGCTCAGGTCAGAGTTTCACACACTAATACTCTTAATCAGTGACATCTGatggaaacatttaaacacagtttaaaatatGACCTCCTTTTTAGCAGGTCGCAAAGATTAGCACACTCGATAGTTGTAAAAAGTATTGTCAGCATCTGATGTGCTTTGCTTTTCATATTTAACCCAGATTCACCCCTCTTATCTCCCATTAAAATAGTATTGAAGTAAATGTGGTTGTTGAAGTAAAAGTGTACAAACTTTGCACACCCccaaaaatataatttgattATATGGGATTTAACCATAAGGCTCATCTGACAATGGAGTCACTGTCCAGTGATTGGTTAAAAAGTAACATGTGACTTCAGTGAAGCCACTCCTTCCTTACACTTCCAGTAAATCTGTCTGTTTCTGGGTGAGTCACCCTGAGCACAGCTCTCCCTTTAATCatccctttcctctctctgcctccctccttcccttcctccttttctcttctcaccGGCCTCTAATTTGAATGACAGACAGTTCTTTCAGGAACTCATTTCACATGACTGGAGAAAACTGAGATCAGATGCTGAGTCAGCTGAACAGAAATCAGAGAAACTTAGTACATTGTCTCCATCACCTATTCTCACGTCACTGGTTCTCACTGGCTGAATAGGCTTAAAGGGCCACACATCACATGTCTTTTATCACAGGGATCAAGTATTCAGGATGTGTCCACATGGGCATTTGTCAGAGGTCTTCTAAGCAACAATTATACTGACGAGTCAGAGATACTTTTATTAAGACTTAAGGAACACattgaaaaatgtcaaacaatatGTTTGCAGATAACATATTCTATAAAAAGTGTTGTCAAGTCTGGATAAAAGACTTAAGAAAGAGGCGAAACAAAAAGGACTAACAGAGAAAACACTTAACATGCAAATTCTGGAAGGATTGAATTAATTAAACAATTATATTATTCCAGTGAGTGTTACCCTTTAGTGACATAGATGAACATGAACTTGTTAACTTCATTGAGTTTTGTGACACCAACACTGAGAAAACAAGATCCTGAATAACTACACAAGAACCAAAAGTTgcgtaaaaaaacaacctacatAACTTAAAGTTAAAGATGAACACAAATGTGAATTTGATAGTTTGGATGAATACCaaactggggggaaaaaaagaaaagaaaaacactttcaaaatgtgtcattgATGAGATGCCAGCTCTTAAAACTACCTCTTGATCTTCCTTAAGCCTCAGATGTGATCTCCATCATGTAACCACAGACATTTCACCCCCACAAAGATGGAGATTGGATCAAAAGGATCCTCGGCACTATCAAAGTTGTTAATTTAATGCCACCAAAttcatcaaacaaaatgaaaatgatacAGTGCTCCGAAATAGCAGGTATTCTACCACAGTACTCTCACTGAAGCTCTCATTTCTTATAATAACATTGCAGACATTTGTGTTTGGTTATGAACCACACATGTGTGAGAAGTACAGCGTAGTTATATCAAGCAGAGAACATAAGCCTCATGTGTGTTTAAAGACACTCatggtttaaaaacaaatgtgttgcCTTGTTGCATATGaggttttaaagaaaatggCTCATGAATGTCAAAtgtaatatttgaaaaatgttttaaatatgtttgcagGATTTCGTCACAAGAGCCAAACTAGGAGTCCAGCATATGGTGCAGAGAGTGGGATTTTTTGGGATCTTGGCTTGTGCCTCTGTaagttttttgtatttattgcacagtgtttaaaatgtcctCACTTTTCTTATAAATGTTTGTTAGAGGATTGATGTTGCATTCAAGATGTCTTTCCTAATGTTAACATTTGTCACCATGGATATAAAGTAAACATTGTAGGACATAAAACTTACAAAACGGTGAAATTGTTATACTTCCTGGTTTGTGTGTCTCAGATCCCTAATCCTCTCTTTGACCTGGCTGGAATAACTTGTGGCCATTTCCTGGTTCCCTTCTGGACGTTCTTTGGGGCAACTCTAATCGGGAAAGCCATCATAAAGATGCACATACAGGTTTGTAGTTTTAAACTAGCAAAGTAAAGATTCAGCTTAAATAACCCAATCTTTTCCATTTTCAAAGCAAACCATCCAGGCATATACCGTAGTCTATGCTTCAAATATGAAAcaacttttctttcatgtcaTTACAATTCTCTGCCCGCAGTGTAATAATGCATATCAGAAAGtccacacttaaaaaaaagatggtatGTGGTACACAAAGTGCCCAACCCTCACGGGCTTATGAGACACCAAAGAATTCAGTTGCAATGTTTCACATTTATAaatcataacattacaaagttgccaactcctgtcacagttcagtcttacacagtgtgttctgtcttttttcccaggctttacaaacaaaatctgttctaacaaaggttccttttttaaaacacaactcaagtttttcataTTCGTCTAGCCAGAAGAAATCAACATAAATTGAAGagattcttttaaaaagaacatccctGATGTCAGCATACATCGGGCagtaaaacagaaagtgaatctctttctcctaactcacacaacaaacaaactcggTCTTCCTCTGGAAGGGAATTAAACCTGCTGGTCTCTAAAGCTAAAGGCAATGTTCCTGAACATAGTGGAGCGCAGGGATCTTTGTCTTTTAGTTAAATTAAATTTAGCATAGGCTTCTACGCTGTAGCAGTCCTTTATGAGACAATACGTTCATAGTTTTGGTTTGCACCATATATCCACAGACCATTTCTCTTTGTACAttagaaacatatttttttttttatctcctgaaTATCACAAGTTAacttatttagaaaaataaaggacataTTATTCTTATGGAATACAGATTTTATCTCCTTTGCCCATGGGTGACAATGGCAGGTATCCCAAATAATAATCTTTTTTGTGAGTCTCTGATCCGACATCTTTACAAGTCTATTCCAAAGCCGAAGCATTTCACATTTATGTCTGATGTTTGGAGGCTCCCATCCCATATCTCCACTCACAGCGAGGACTGGCGTTAATTTATGGACTCCCAAGAAGGACCTCTGAGCTCTCTGATGTACAGAATTGCAAATTAGATGTTCCGGGAACCCCCAGACACCGGAGGCATACTCagacactggacacacacatgaatgataGAGTTGTGTATACGTTTGAAATTCCAGATTACCACAGTGTTTAACTTTGTTCAGTACATATCCCAGAGCTCGACCAGCTGACTGAGTCATGTGTTCATCCAATGTCAAGCCAAGATATTTATATTGATCAGCATATGATAGCACTGTTGTGcctaaattaaaaataactggACTTCTTACTAATGATTTTTGCCTGAAATGTACTAcctgtgttttgtcttcatttgcCATTAGTCTCCATTTCAAGCATCATTCTGCAACAATATTCAgcataatcatcatcatgttcATCTGCTGACAGATTcactaaaaaaaatccccacaaCCTCAGAGTGTGTGGGAGAGCGAACTTCTAATTGCGCACTTCTTGTTAACCCCTTCTGACGGTGTTCTTTGGGGATTCCTTGTTCTGGTTTTAGCTCTGGAATGCATCCGACCCAGAAACGCTGGCTCCAGATAAAAGGCGGGAAGCTTTTAAGAAGTTTTAAACAagactgaattttttttaaattcactagatcaaaaacatgtttaaattacGGACTGTATTGTTTAGTCTACCGCTATAGTGACTAATAAAGGCCTATACTAAGAGAAGCTGTCTGTGTCTTTGGGTGAGTCGCTGAGTGTCTTAACAAACTAAACCTCCATCTCTTGGTGGTACCAGCCAGTGATCTCACTCTGAGATCTTTCTGTTATGGAGGAGGTAAAGTGGACATGGGAATGTAGACatgaaagaaggaaagaggCTGCAGGGGGgggctctttgtgttttttatttatttctctccttcCTTGTACCTTAAACCTCATGGACAGCACGTGTCACATCCTGTCTGACTTTGTCCAGGGGGCCATGTGTCATGCTGTTTAAAGCTGATCAGTTTCAGGACCGGAGACGAATATTGTGGTTTTGCTCCCCTACTTTGCTGCATTGCAAACCACACAAAGCCCCTCACTATCCAAAATTTAGCTCACTGCCAGCTTTGAGTTTTGTAATTAGAGTGTCTGTAGACAGTGACAAATGGAGTCTAAATTTCTTACAGCTTTTCCACCCAAATTCAGAATCAAAATATGCCTGCTTATCACTCCGTACTATAGACCCTGGTTTCTTGGAGACACTTGTTTTATGTTGCTagtttattacttttttaaatattcaacctgcaatcctttaaaacaataacactgttttgttctgtgtatttttttccactgcacACAGAAAATAATTCATTCTAGCttgattatttctttcttgttttcctATAGAAACTATTTGTGATCATCACTTTCAGCAAGCACATAGTGGAGCAGATGGTGTTACTCATTGGGTAAGTGTCCATtcattcttttgtgtgtgtgtgtgtgtgtgttgaggtgtgtgggggggtgatAGGGATAGAGACACCTTGTCTTATAGCATCATTGTCTTTCCCCAGGTTTTTGTGGTTGCCAGTGAATTTGTTGaccattttaaatgtgtttcgaCCACTGATTGGGAATCCTGAATATTTACACTGTAGAGGGTGTACATGCTCACATTTCTCGTTTTCCATACAAAGCCCCCCGCTGAATCCATCCCTGCAGTGttggcaggcaggcaggcatgTGAGGTCCAATCTGAACATGTTGAAATGACTCACCAAGCTCAGCTTTGAATGTAAAGGTTTCCCCAGTGAggcagacaaagaaacaaaaagtttttgtttaactttttaactAATGGCAGGTTGAGCTTAATTATTGGGGTAATATACCAACTGTTTGTATCAAATGAAACTACACATTTTAGATGGTAATATTAaccattgatttaaaaaaaaaatgttaggaGTTTTTTCAGATGTGATGCTAATTTGAACAAGGTGGATCCTACCTACATGTCCATTCAAGAGCTGGTTGGGTGGTATTGATGTATTGgctgttaaatgtttatttacacaTACTTCATGTTCAGGTAGGAACTTTCAAATCCATATTTGGATCTCCATCTGGTCATACTGGGTGTCTTGTTTCTCTTagatcaaaataaaattcaagGTTCTTTCCCATGAAACTCAGAAGGCCCTGGATGACTCGCTATGATTTGTTCAAACAGATCTGAtacaggatgtttttttggcACCGGTTTGTGTGCGTAAAAGGGGGAAAGATAACTAAAATGAGGCAGTCAAAACTAGTTGGGTTTATTTGGAATCCGTTATTGTACATTCCATATCTAAGCCTTGTAAAGTCCAGTCTACCATGACTATGCCTTGACCAGCGACAGACTTTAATTCATGTACTGGGACCGCTGTGTCGGAGCATTTGCCGActtgtatattttcttttcattgtaaTGATAAGTTTCGCATCATGTCAAGATCCTGTTGAATTGAAGCACTTCTGACCATATAGTAAAACTACAAACCAATACCTCAACATTACACCAATTGACAGAATGGTATCCATTATGATAGGCCCCCTGGGGAGCTAATCTACATTGCCTTATAAGGACATGAGCCCGCCTTGATTTGATATCTTCCCGCCCAGAAGGCAGCAATGGTGGTAAAGTTGATGACATCATGTCGACTCACTTCCTGATTGAAGGGCTGACACAGGCTCCTATATAGAGCCAAGCAGTATAAAAAGAAGGCAGAGGAGTTTGTGCTTCATTCTACCCTGCTGCCTGCTCAAGGGAGGAGATGGAAGCTCATAGAGGAGGCCCACATGTAGGATGAGGCCTTCCACAGCTGTTGCAAGGATGCTGGATCAGTGAGAACCCGTGGTCGTGTTCAGGCAAAGAGAAGCCTTCATGAGCTGCTTTTTCAGGGTCTTTTAGGGCACACGTTTGGAGAGGCTGACGCTTCAATGATGGGTCTCCATGGTAAGGAAGCTTTCTCAAAGAGTAAGTGAATTgatcttctttctctttgtctttttctttcccatTCTGTTTGAATTTTCTTGGGGCTGCAATGTCAGGTCTGTGCCCAAAGTGGGGCCAGCACTCCAGAAGCCCTTCAGTCAGTACCTGGAAGCACAAAGGAACAAGCTGCACGATGCTGGAGGAAGTGCACCAACGGTAGGAACAATACATTGTTTAACTATTATACCTCCAAAATGTGAGCTTCATTGATCTAATCATGTGTTGAtagtgtgaataaataaatgtctcactgaagttaaaatgatagactgaaatatttcagatattataagattcgAGTGCTCTTGGTCGATCCATGTTGGGTCTCTGAATAATCAGtatagacctgctctttttgtaaagagtGTTGAAATATTTGTGACTGatttggcactatacaaattaAAACCATTTGATTGGATCAAAAAAAACTTCGTCCTAACATAATGGTTTAGTGGTATATTTGGACGTTGAGAAATAATCGTCATTGGTTTGGACACACTATTTagctgaaaatgtatttctaaattAAATTGAACAGAACTTGTAGTGCTGTTTCATATTGACAAACATTGTGAGGATAATAAAATATTTGCAACAAGCTAAACTCATTAGATGTGAAGTTATTGCTCTCAAGGGGGAAATTAGTGGTAGGTTTAAGTGTACGTCAGACGCAAGACT includes these proteins:
- the vmp1 gene encoding vacuole membrane protein 1; translated protein: MAANGASCEQPQKRGGAKDRHNGKSTDSSVRERRQKEKEDRLSLVVWRRPVTTLHYFLLETLVKLKEWTLKLWQRRGAVFLVLVLCSLFSIAYSTEGTHQQYVEYLEKKFLWCAYWVGLGILSSVGLGTGLHTFLLYLGPHIASVTLAAYECGSTDFPEPPYPDQIVCPHGGGLEGNISLFSIMSKVRLEACMWGAGTAIGELPPYFMARAARQSGADPDDEDYEEFEEMLEQAEGAQDFVTRAKLGVQHMVQRVGFFGILACASIPNPLFDLAGITCGHFLVPFWTFFGATLIGKAIIKMHIQKLFVIITFSKHIVEQMVLLIGSVPKVGPALQKPFSQYLEAQRNKLHDAGGSAPTDENWLSWVFEKVVLVMVCYFVTSIVNSMAQSYAKRLQQQRHSDEKTK